The genomic segment AAATGCCTGTACAACACCAAATCCAACAACACGGACCAGTTCAACACCACATCCAAAAACAAACATCACAACGACCAGTTCAACCCCTTATACAACTGCAACTCCTAAACCAGTTGTAACTGTCAGTAAACCAGAGATGATGGTAAATCGAACTACTCCTCCAATAAGTCCAGATGGAACCATTGATCCATCAGAAGCATCGTAAGTGTGTGTTTAGTACTGGTAATCAGGTGAAAAGCTCCCTCAGAATACTAACTGATTCAGTTTATTTCACAGAGGTGTCTTGAACACGCTGGAGTCTCTGCTGGATGACataaaaaacagcaataaaagCAATGCAGGGATCGTCATGGGGGAAGTTATTGGTGTTATCCAATTACAAGACAAGAACACCAAACGCAAAGACATCGATATATGCTACTCTTCACAACAGAACCTGATGAACGTAAGGCATGACAAGCATTAAAACATCTCCTTCTGAGGAAGAATTAGGGCTCTATATTgtcggtccatgcgcagagcgcaaaacgcagggcgcaaacgctttcagggcgtgtcagaacgcattttttctaatttaaggacgggaaaatccgctttgcgccgtggcgcatggtctagaagggttgagtttattttcttaatgagttataggtgtgttttgagaataaaccaattagagcctcatctcccattcccttaaagagtcagctgcgtcgcaccaagagcacattcactatttactggacgcaaagtaagtctaagtggaaaaaaatgagcatttcaccaccaaacagttcacagttttttaacagaacacagttaaacagagcatctactgcgtgagaatgagagataatggatcactttcactttcgcgcTTGGATAGGGAAAACTTTACGCACAGAcaacaattagtctataaataaataattgcatttgttaagcgcaaatattcatttcaaaactatttctaaattcagttctaatttccagcaaacgaataaatgaacaataataatgaagtgtgctcaaaaacctgagttatatcctaaaacacatgctgtgctccatatggtctaaaacctgacaggtgggcaaatctaagcttgtttttaataaaacaaatataaacatggatataataaataatactgctaataataataacattatacaaaagcaaattgttatgaatgaactgaaaaagcctcccgagatgaagaagacataaaagcagtgatttttcatatttatgtaggctagaaaataatatgttttgtaatattttaatcccttatatttatattctatatctattcttattatatcctatatatatccttaatatttacattttttcatatgtaaagatatttgcttattgctctcttgtgcgtaagcgaggcgcaactctgtgctggagtttagaccgggtttgttttggtcaaatgaaaaatctattatagtttctcaatatagcaacgcgccagcggtccgcctcagaacgcctcctttttagaccagaacgcctatgggtgcaaaaataagcgctaatgcatttgctatttaaacagcgtagcgcaatgcctcaaaacgactcttgcaccaagctgaaactagcaaacaagtattgcgccgcgccttgcgccacactgcgccgggtgtatgatatggCCCTTAATGTTTACTGATGGCTTTTTACAGGTTGTTGAGACTAACCAGAAGACAGACTTTCCCTGGTCTGTAAAGATTCCCAGTGAAGCCTTTGATAAATCAAGTCTGCAAAACAATGGAAGTGCTTTTGTTGGAGTTCTGCGGTACCCAAACCTGGGGAAAAAGGTTTGCTTCTGTCTGTGCTGCTGTGTCAAAAACTCTACATTTGCACAAATGTATATTACCTATTCAGAATGTTTAAACTTGAATATTCATCACTCCCTGGCTTCTTATTTAGGATGAAACTAAAAATTACGCTGTTCTAAACAATGAGGTTTATGGAATAACAATGGGAGCCAATATCTCCAACCTCACCAACAATATAGAAATGACCACTAAGCTGAAGACTTCGGTAAGGAAGGCTTTGTGGAAAACTTTGTTTCAGATGCATAACTCCCAATGACATTACTCAAACATTTTTTTGTAGGTCGGTAATGCATCCTGCACATCTTGGGATGGCAATGGTAAATTCATTTGAGGCACTATTGATCTGTTTACATCAACAAAGCTAGTTCATCTTATTCAGCATCATCTGTGGCTCTCTTTTCTTTGAAGGGAATCTTGAGTGGACAACGTTTGGCTGTGAGACAGAAATGATCGACAATAACACCATAAAGTGCTCGTGTTCACATCTGACATTCTTTGCAGTGCTGATGGTGAGAAGAGTTTACACCTTCATAATCTGTTTCACTTAAAAACCCCATTAAATTAACACGTTTAGATAGAAATGTGTTtctctatagcaggggtcaccaatctcgttcctggagggccggtgtccctgcagggtttagctccaacttgccacaacacacctgcctggatgtttcaagaaTATCACATACCTAGTGCTCTTGAATTCCACCCAGCCCTTATTCTTACATCACAGAACACAAACTCAGGGCTGCACACTGCACTGTGGATTGGTTCACTCTAGAACCCATTACTGTTTCAGTCTATGTCTCCACTTCAGAGCCTGTTCCAGTCCCTGACTCCACTCCAGAACCTGTTCCTTAGCCTGGAACTTTTTTCTGAGTCTAGTTCAGTCTGTGATATAAGACCTTGatgagcttgttcaggtgtgtttgattagggttggagttaaaatctgcaggacaccggccctccaggagcaagtttggtgacccctgctctagaagaAAGAAAGACTTTAGGAACGTGTGTGTCTCTGTATAATGTggaatgtatatatgtatactaaTGTGATGATTTTGTGGACATTACAGTAAAACTCATCCAGCTGATCTGAGTGTTTTTTCTCTGATTTCTCAGTCGGTGCCAGATGCAAGCGCTGTAGCGCCGTATCTGGATTCACTGACCCTCATCTCTTCTGTTGGCTGTGGGATCTCTGTGTTTTTTCTGGCCATCGCTCTGTTCATGCATTTCTTGCTGCGGTAGAGTTTATTAAAGCACAACATACATATCATGCTGATTTCTACTACAATTCAGGATAAAAACATGGGTTGTTTTTCTCTTTCAACAGGAAAGCTAAATCCAATCAGGCCACAAAAATCCTGATCAACATATTAGTGGCCCTTTTTCTCCTGAATGTGTCTTTTCTGTCAAACGAGAGCGTGGCAAACTCAGGAGACAAGAATGCTTGTGTCTTCATAGCTCTGCTAATGCATTACTCCATGCTGACCTCATTCACCTGGTTCTTCATTCAAGCTCTTCATATGTACTTATGGCTCATCCGACAGAACGTCACCATCACAAACTACATGAGGAAGATCACCGTGTTGGGCTGGGGTGAGTGATGGAGCAAATGCCTGATGTAAAACAACTGttcaaaaagaaaaatcacaatcaAATTGACCCAAACAAGAAATTATACTGCAGCACTCAGTATAAGATTCTGTTATGATGCTTTAATAGAGCTAAAGTCTTGGTTATCTTGGTTCTTCCTTGTCCCTTGTTCtacacagccatgtcaccctgcagcccaagaccggttactcactgaagctaagcagggctgagcctggtcagtacctggatgggagaccactagggaacactaggttgctgttggcagtggtattagtgaggccagcagggggcgctcaacctgtggtctgtgtgagtcctaatgccccagtaaaagtgaaggggacactacactgtcagtgggcgccatctttcggatgagacgttgaaccgagatcctgactctctgtggtcattaaaaatcccatggcacttctcattaaagagcaggggtgtaaccccggtgtcctggccaaagtccctctatcggcccttacgatcatggcctcccaatcatccccttccaccgaattggctcgatcactgtctctccactccaccaatagctggtgtggggtaagtgcactggcgccgttgtcctgtggctgccgtggcatcatccaagtggagcttcacactggtggtggtgtaaagagacccccctcatgattgtaaagcactttgggtgtatggccatacacaataaatgcgctatataaatacacattacgttACATTACATTCCACCTTATTTGTGCCTCTTGCCACTCCCTCTTTAATAGGTAATGAGGGACTAGCAAGAGGGACAAACCAATCAGTCACCCCATTTACTCTCTCCTGAAGTAAGCTGATGCTTACAGGACTTAATGTTGCCACTTGAGCGCAGTTGTCCAGGGATAAGAGACTCTCTTTAAGAGAGCTCATCCAACCACATACCTAGTGCTCTTAAATCCCAGCCAGCCCTCATTCTTACATCACAGAACCCAAACTCTGGGCTGCACACTGCACTGTGGATTGGTTCACTCTAGAACCCATTACTGTTTCAGTCTATGTCTCCACTTCAGAGCCTGTTCCAGTCCCTGATTCCACTCCAGAACCATTTCCTTAGCCTAGAACTTTTTTCTGAGTCTAGTTCAGTCTGTGATATAATTTCAAAGCCTGTTTTAGTCTAAGACTCAACTACAGGACCCGTTTCTTAGCCCGATCCAGTTGTTGACTTCAATCCAGAACCTGTTCCTTTACCTGGTTTAATCAGTGACTCCACTCAGAGCCTGTCCCAGTCCCTGACTCAATCTAGAACCTGTTCCTGAGCCAGATCCAGTCATTGACTCAACTCCAGAACCAGTTCCTTAGCCTGCTCTAGTCCATAACCACTCAGAGCCTGTCCCAGTCCCTGATTACCTCTAGAACCTGTTCCTGAGCCTGATCCAGTTGTTAGCTCCACACCAGAATTTGTTCCTTAGCCTGGTCTATTCTGTGACTCCACTCAGAGCCTGTCCCAGACCCTGATGCATCTATATACTGTTTCTGAGCCTGATCCAATCCCTGACCCCacctcagattttttttctgagcCTGGTCCAGTTTGTGACTCCACTCCAGATCCTTTTCCTGACCTGGGTCCTGTCCGTGCCTCCACTTTAGAGCCTGTTCCAGTCCCTGACTCCACTGCAAAACTTTTTCCTCAGCCTGGTATAGTCCATTCCTCCACTTTAGAGCTTGTTCAGTCCCTGACTCTACTCCAGAACCTGTTCCTTAGCCTGTTCCAGTTCATGCCTCCACTTTAGGGCTTGATCCAGTCCATGACTTCACTCCAGAACCTATTCTTGAGCCTGTTCCAGTCTATGACTTTCCTCCAGAGCCTGTTCCATTCATGAACTCCACTTCAGAATCTGTTTTAAAGCCTGCTCCTGTCTGTGACTCCACTCCATAACTTGTTTCATCCTTGAATCTGATCCCGAGCCTGTTCCAGTCTGTGACTTCACTCCAAAGTCTGTTGTTCTTGTTCCTGTTCCTTCCCTGGACTTTCTGTATTTATGTTAAGCATATATTAACTGCATCTGGATCAGTTCCGCTTTCATCTTTACCTTGTCCATCATCAATCGTTACAAAGAGCACAATCACTTAACAAAACCAACTTTTTATTACAGTTTCTAAtcaattttcagttttaattcTGCTAGATATTTAGTACAAGTAAAACTAAAAGGAAAGGAGAGATTCTGGTTTTCATCTTGGTTTTTATAATGGTAGTTTGTGTGTGCCATCAGGTGTTTCGATGCCGATTGTCGTGGCCGTTCTTTCTACAGGAGGATATAAAGCAGTGACCCTGAGCTCAACATCTGGAAAAATTGCACGAATGTAAGTTAAAATTTTACTCTCAAATGCCCGAACTAATAAAGTTTCTCTATGTCAGTATTGTCCTTTTATAACTGCAGGTGCTGGATTACAGATCTCTTCATTCAGTACATAGTGAACATCGGCTTCTACAGCCTAGTTTTCATCTTCACgacaatcatcttcatcatcatcgtcaCAAATATATTCCAGTCCAGAGACATAAGAGCGACTGAGGGCAAGAGACTGATGTTCAGAAAGCAGCTGATGATGGTgttgagtttgtttcttctgtttggTCTGACGTGGGCTGTTGCCTTCTTCAGTTATGGACCGATGCTCATTCCCTCATATTACATCTTCTCCGTGC from the Danio rerio strain Tuebingen ecotype United States chromosome 17, GRCz12tu, whole genome shotgun sequence genome contains:
- the LOC103911493 gene encoding adhesion G-protein coupled receptor G2-like, with the protein product MMVNRTTPPISPDGTIDPSEASGVLNTLESLLDDIKNSNKSNAGIVMGEVIGVIQLQDKNTKRKDIDICYSSQQNLMNVVETNQKTDFPWSVKIPSEAFDKSSLQNNGSAFVGVLRYPNLGKKDETKNYAVLNNEVYGITMGANISNLTNNIEMTTKLKTSVGNASCTSWDGNGNLEWTTFGCETEMIDNNTIKCSCSHLTFFAVLMSVPDASAVAPYLDSLTLISSVGCGISVFFLAIALFMHFLLRKAKSNQATKILINILVALFLLNVSFLSNESVANSGDKNACVFIALLMHYSMLTSFTWFFIQALHMYLWLIRQNVTITNYMRKITVLGWGVSMPIVVAVLSTGGYKAVTLSSTSGKIARMCWITDLFIQYIVNIGFYSLVFIFTTIIFIIIVTNIFQSRDIRATEGKRLMFRKQLMMVLSLFLLFGLTWAVAFFSYGPMLIPSYYIFSVLNSFQGFFLFLYYYHIHNDVAGHFSDDPGSSSTTSSIVKVSNAVDNIYN